The nucleotide sequence AAATCTTCCCGAAATCTTTCAAAGAGACACCAAAGGGGAATTCCTTTGCGTACCACACACAAAAGACATTTTCCAGCCTCTCTGCTGGGAGGTCTCATGGTAGCTGCCTCGGGAATATCTCCCTTCCCACTCCCTCCTTTTTATCCTTATCAGAGAGGTGGGAGCGCTGGGCCTGGTCCCAGGAGACAGGGGACTGGCCTGGATCCAGCCTCTGTCCTCCCTAGCTGTGGGGTCCTGGGTGCGTTGCTTAActactctgtgcctcagtttcctcatctgcaaatcaCAGATAGCAATCGCACCGCCTGCAGGGGGCTCTTGTGGGAATTCTAGGAAATAATCCCCATGAAATACATGAGAGAGGCAGGCACACAGCTAGACGATTGACGTGTGAGCTACTAACACGATCTCTCTCTGCCCCCCTCACCCACCTCTCCTTTGCACCCACCTCAGTCAGGAGTTCTGGGCGGCGCCTCCTATAGGTCAGTGTGGGTTTTCTAGGTCCCACCGCTCAGCGGCAGCTCGACCCACTGTCCCAGACAGCACAGGCAAAAGGCCAGGGCTGGCCAGGCAGAACTGGGAACTATCTTAGGAGGGGACAACAGGGCCTGGGACCATGCTTATCCCTGCCCCCTCTAAGGTTGCATCCTCTCTTAGGTGGCACACATAAAGGGCAGTGTCCCTGGGCATCAGTGCTCTGAGGGCAGAACCAAGCGAATGCCCTCTTAGGGCCTGTCGATGTGCTGGGGAAACGTGGCTCCCCACCCATGAAGCTGCTGCTTGCTCCAAGCCTGGGTGCCCTGGCCAAGGTGGCCACAGAGCAGAGGATTCAGATGTCTCACTTCCTGAGGGGCTCCAGGCCGGGCCCTGGCAACACAGCTGTGAACAGCCATGTGgttcctgcccttgtggagctcaCAGCCCTGTCTGCAAAGCAGGCAATCGGCCTGAGCATGGGGTGCGAAACCCAGAGTGGGCAGAAGAGGAtgggctgggcaacagagagggCTTCCCagggaaagaggcactgaagggAAGGGTTTGCGTAGGAAGAAAAGGGGTTCCAGGCAGAGGCCACAGCCTGGGCAAGGGCCTGGAAGAGAAAAGTGGTGGGTTCGAGGGGCTGCAGGTGTCCTCACCCACCTCCCCCAACAGATGCGGTTTATTGCTCAAGGCCACATACGCCATCTCACGTGGTCCCCACTGCCACCTGGAGAGGTCAGAGGGCAGGAACTCTTATTCCCAGTTCACACTGGGACAATTCCCAGCTGGACTAGAACCCCGATTTCCTGACTCCTGGCTCAGGTGAAAGAGCCAACATAAGGCTGGGCCCACAGCAGCCCTGGCATTTGACCAGCAGTCAGGTGGACCCAATTTTCATCACTTCcctttaacagatgaagaaattgaggcttagggAGGGCACAACACCCCTCAACTGCCACAGTTTTTGTCTCTCTCGGGGCCCCAGGACAAGCCTGAGGTGCAGAAAAGCCCTCCCTGGGTGGGGCAAGAAACAGAGCTGGGAACAGGGGTGACTTGGggtgaaggaaggaggggagcGAGGATGGGTTTT is from Macaca mulatta isolate MMU2019108-1 chromosome 15, T2T-MMU8v2.0, whole genome shotgun sequence and encodes:
- the LOC106993594 gene encoding LOW QUALITY PROTEIN: putative uncharacterized protein encoded by LINC02913 (The sequence of the model RefSeq protein was modified relative to this genomic sequence to represent the inferred CDS: inserted 4 bases in 3 codons; substituted 1 base at 1 genomic stop codon), yielding MAYVALSNKPHLLGEVGEDTCSPSNPPLFSSRPLPRLWPLPGTPFLPTQTLPFSASFPGKPSLLPSPSSSAHSGFRTPCSGXDCLLCRQGCELHKGRNHMAVHSCVARARPGAPQEVRHLNPLLCXPPWPGHPGLEQAAASWVGSHVSPAHRQALRGHSLGSALRALMPXGHCPLCVPPKRGCNLRGGRDKHGPRPCCPLLRXFPVLPGQPWPFACAVWDSGSSCR